Within Gemmatimonadaceae bacterium, the genomic segment TCGGAAAGTAACGGGAAGGGATCGATGGGATCGCCCTCCCAATACCGGCCGTTGGGCGGCATCTGCAGAATCTGGAAGTGCAGGTGCGGCACATTCGCGGGCGCGTCGCCCGTGGTGCCCACGTAGCCCAGCGTGTCGCCCCTGGACACGATGTCGCCGGCGTGCAGCCCGTCGCGGTACCCCTCGAGGTGGGCGTAGTAGTACACGAACTCCCCCGTGCGATCGATCGTGTACACCGTGATCCCGCCCAGCGTGTTGCTGGACAGCCGCAGCACCCGTCCGTCGTCGGCGGCCAGCACCGGCGTGCCGCGCGGCGCCAGGATGTCTATGGCATGGTGCTCCCGGCCTCCCTCGCGCGGCGAGTCGAACGAGTCTTCAAGACTGTAGGGCGACGCGCCGGCCACCGGGATTTCCAGGTCGTGCGAGGCCAGGGCGGCGTTGGCCATGCCGGCGGTGGCCAGGGCCAGCCGCGCCGGGGCCGATGCGGGCGGTGGGGCCGATGGGGCCGATGGGGCCGGCTCGGGGGCCAAAGACGTGGTGACGACCGATGGCGCCAGGCTCTGCACGCACCCGGACGCGGCCAGGGCAAAGAGCAGGACGGCGGAAGCTCGCGGCGGCAGTGGCTTCATGGCGTAGAACGACGCGCCGGGCCCGCCGGCGGCAACGGGCGCCCCCTTCCGGCGGCCGGTCGCACACGGATCTTTGTGCCGGTCGCGTCCCGCGGAATTCGGCGTTATCTTGGTGCCGTCATCCAGACCGTGCAGACGAGGAGTTCATGGCTCATATCGACCGCCACATCGACGCCAACACCAATCAGGGATGGGGAGCCGCTTTCCTCACCATCCTGCTGGCCGCGGCATTCATCGCCACCGCGACCTACATCCACAAGACCACGTACAAGTCGCCCAACGACCTGACCATGCGTGCGCGGGGCGAAACGAACACCGAACAGATCAACTGACCTCTCGGGCGGCGTTCTGGAATGCACCAGCGGCGGGCCTCGAGCCCGCCGCTTTTTTTCATGCGCCGGCCGCGCCGCGTTCCACCATCGACACCACCTCGTCGAGCACGGAGCGACCGTGGTCGCGGGCATACCAGCGGCGGATCTCGCGGTACCGATCGTCCGTGGGCAGGGCGTGCCCGGGGCCCAGCACCCAGGCCTGCAGCTCCGCGGGGCGCGGTCCCCACCAGCCCAGTTCCTGGAATCCGGCGTCGAGCAGGATGACCACGGGAATGGACTTGGACTTGCCCGTGAGATGGGCGTCCATCACGTCGGGGTTGGCGTCGCGGCCCATGATGCGCAGGTCCAGCGTGGGCACGCGCTCCACCAGCCGCTGCACCACGGGCACGCTGTTCACCGCGTCGCCGCACCAGTCCTCGCTGAGCACCAGCAGGTGCCACGGGCCGCCGGCCCGGGCGGCCCGGGCGACGAATTCGTCGGGCACCTGCGCCAGCTTGTAGACCGCCTGCCAGAGATCGGCGTTCTTCTGCGCCGTGGGGAGCCATTCGGCAAAGGTGGGCGCCGCCTGCCAGCGGTCGGCGTCCAGCTCGAAATTCGTGTTGGTGTGCATTGCTACCTCAGTGACTTGCTGGGGCGGGCAGCGGCCCGCCATCTTGTATCTAATCAGCCCCACCAGCCGGGTGTACCACGCGTCCCGTTCGCGTCCCTTCCCTGCCACTCGCCCCACGGTGACTCCGTTCACGTATCATCGCCCCGCGTCGGTGGACGATGCCGCGCGCGAGCTCGCGCGAGACCGTGCCGCGCCGATGGGCGGCGGCACGGACCTCCTGGTGGCCATGGGCGAAGGCCTGGCCGCGCCGACCGCGCTGGTGGATCTCCGCGCTGCCGCGGGGGCAGACGTCATCGCACCGCAGCCCGACGGCACGCTGCGCATCGGCGGCGCGGCCCGCGTGCACGACGTGGCGCACCACCCGGCCGTGCGCGAGCGGTGGCCGGCGCTGGCGCAGGCCTGCGAGGCCGTGGGCACGCCCACGCTGCGCCACATGGGCACGATGGGCGGCAACCTGTGTCAGCGCCCCCGCTGCTGGTACTTCCGGCGCGGCATCTCCTGCTACAAGAGCGGCGGCGATGCCTGTCCCGCCGTGGACGGCGAGAATCAGTACCTCGCGATCGTGGATGGCGGACCCTGCCACGCGGTGCACCCGTCCGATCCGGCCGTGGCGCTCACGGCGCTCGAGGCCACGGTGGAGATCACGCGCCAGGGGGCGGTGCGGTGGGTGCCGATGGCCGGCTTCTATGTAAAGCCGCACGAGCACCCCGACCGCGAGACGGTGCTGGAGCCCGGCGAGTTCGTGAGCGCCATCGTGCTCCCCGACCACTCGGCGGGCGGCACGCAGGGCTACCATAAACTGATGCAGCGCGAGGCGTGGGACTTCGCGCTGGCGAGCATCGCGTGGGCCCGGTACGCGTCGGGCGACGTGCGGATGGTGCTGGGCGGCGTGGCGCCGGCGCCCTGGCGGGTGAATCCGTCGGTCGAGGAGGACGTGGCCTCCGGCGGGCTGGACGACGATTCGATCGCGTCGCTGGCCGAACGCGCGCTGTACGACGCCCGGCCGCTGTCGAAGAACGGCTACAAGGTGGAGCTGGCGGCGTCGCTGCTCCGCCAGGCGATGCGGGAACTCTCGGGCTGACCGCAGGAACCTCCGGATGCCCCCCGCTTCGCCTTCCTTGCCCGAGTCCCCTGCCCACCTGGTGGACCTCCGCTGGGGCGTGGCCTATCCGTTGTCCCGCATATGCACGGGCATCGGCCGCGACGCGTCCAACCCCATCCTCATTCGCGATCCCGCGGCGTCGCGGTCGCACGCCGAGGTGCAGCGCAGCGGGGACAGCTACGTGTTGCACCCCATCGGCCATGGCGAGACCCTGGTGAACGGGCTGGTCACGGCGGGGCCGCGCGCCCTGGCCGAGGGGGACGTGATCGAGATCGCGTACACGCGGCTGCGGTTCACGCGCTCGGCGCCGGACGCCGACGTGTTGCCGGCCCCCGAGCTGCCGGCGCTGGACGCCGACTTCGCAGAGCGGAGGACGGAGGTCCGCGAGATCATGACCACGGGCCGCCTGCGGCAGCTCAGGGAGCTGCGGCACCAGCTCACCCGGCCGCGGCGGGCGCACTGGCGGGTGGTGACGATGGCGGTGGGGCTGGGCGCGCTTGCGGTCGCCCTGATCATCGGGCTGGTGATGCGCCTGTTCTAGCGGGCGCCCGGAGGGCGCCCGGATCCGACACAAATATGATGTTCTTGGGCGACCGCTTTGATCGCCGGCGATAACCGAGTAATGTTGTCAGCATTGGAACTGCGCGCGCATTGCGTATGTTTCACAGTTGCGAGCCGCCGGCCGCGCCGAGGGGCGTGGGACGACTCAAGGCATTTCGACACAAGGGCTTGCGCACCGTGTCGGCACTGGAGTGAGCATGAGTTCGTCCATCGATTCGCTGGTCAGCAAGGAATATCAGTACGGCTTCGTCACCAACGTCGAGGCGGACACGATCCCGCCCGGACTGAGCGAGGACGTGGTGCGTCTGATTTCCGGAAAGAAGCTGGAGCCGGAGTTCATGCTGAACTGGCGGCTCAAGGCGTTCCGGCGGTGGCAGACGATGCAGGAGCCGCACTGGCCGAACGTGCACTACGACCCGATCGACTACCAGGGGTCGAGCTACTACTCGGCGCCCAGGTCGGTGAAGCCCAAGCAGTCGCTGGACGAGGTGGATCCCGAGCTGCTCCGGACGTACGAGAAGCTGGGCATTCCGCTGTTCGAGCAGAAGCTGCTGGCGGGCGTGGCCGTGGACGCGATCTTCGACTCGGTGTCGGTGGGCACGACGATGCAGGCGCAGCTTGCCGAGCACGGGGTGATCTTCTGCTCGCTGGGCGAGGCCGTGCAGAAGCATCCCGACCTGGTGGAGAAGTATCTGGGCTCGGTGGTGCCGTACAGCGACAACTTCTTCGCGGCGCTCAATTCGGCGGTGTTCTCCGACGGCTCGTTCGTGTACGTGCCCAAGGGCGTGCGCTGCCCCATCGAGTTGTCCACGTACTTCCGGATCAATGCCGCCGACACGGGCCAATTCGAGCGCACGCTGATCGTGGCCGACGAGGGGGCGTACGTGAGCTACCTCGAGGGGTGCACGGCGCCCAAGCGGAGCACCAACCAGCTGCACGCGGCGGTGGTGGAGCTGGTGGCGCTCAAGGGCGCGACCATCAAGTACTCCACGGTGCAGAACTGGTACGCCGGCGACAAGGAAGGCAAGGGCGGCATCTACAACTTCGTCACCAAGCGCGGCAAGGCATTCGAGAATGCCAAGATCTCGTGGACGCAGGTGGAGACCGGCTCGGCCATCACGTGGAAGTATCCGAGCGTGATCCTGCAGGGCGACAATTCGGTGGGCGAGTTCTACTCGGTGGCCGTGGTGAACAACTACCAGCAGGCCGACACCGGGACCAAGATGCTGCACCTGGGCAAGAACACGCGCAGCAACATCGTGTCCAAGGGAATCAGCGCCGGTCACGGGAACAACTCGTACCGTGGGCGGGTGTTCGTGGGCCCCAAGGCCACCGGAGCGCGCAACTACACGCAGTGCGACTCGATGCTCGTGGGCAACCAGTGCGGGGCGCACACGTTCCCGTACATCGAGGTCAAGAACAACACGGCGCAGGTGGAGCACGAAGCGAGCACGTCCAAGATCGGCGAGGATCAGATCTTCTATCTCAAGCAGCGCGGGCTCAGCGCCGAGCAGGCGGTGAGCATGATCGTGAGCGGCTTCTGCAAGGAAGTGTTCAAGGAACTTCCGATGGAGTTCGCATTGGAAGCGCAACAGCTATTGGGGATCACGTTGGAAGGAAGCGTCGGGTAATGGGAGTGTAGGACGGCAGGGGCGTAGGGGAGTAGGACTGATGACTGCGTCACGCCGTTCCCGTCCTACCCCCCTACTGTCCTACCGTCCTACAAGCCGTTCCGAGTTGAAAGTCTTCAGCCACTAGACATCAGAACCGGGTACAGACCCACCATGCTTGATATTCACGCCCTCCATGCGGCGGTCGACGGCAAGGAAATCCTCAAGGGCATCGATCTCACCGTTCGCGCCGGCGAAGTGCACGCCGTCATGGGCCCCAACGGCTCCGGCAAGAGCACACTGGCGCAGGTGCTGGCCGGCAACCCGGCGTACGAGGTCACCGCGGGCACGGTCACGTACGACGGCCGGGACCTGCTCGAGATGCCGCCCGAGGAGCGGGCGCAGCAGGGCATCTTCCTCGCCTTCCAGTATCCGGTGGAGATTCCGGGCGTGTCCAACGCCTACTTCTTCCGCGCCGCGTACAACGAGGTGCGCAAGGCGCGGGGATTGGAGGAGATGGATCCGCTCGAGTTCGCCGGCCTGATGGATGAGAAGCTCAAGCTGGTGGAGATGGATCCGTCCATGCTCAACCGGTCGGTGAACGCCGGCTTCTCGGGCGGCGAGAAGAAGCGCAACGAGATCCTGCAGATGGCGGTGCTCGAGCCCAAGCTGGCGATTCTCGACGAGACCGACTCGGGGCTGGACATCGACGCGCTGCGCATCGTGGCCGACGGGGTGAACAAGCTCAAGCGTCCCGACAACGCGACGATCGTGGTCACGCACTATCAGCGGCTGCTCAACTACATCGTGCCCGACTTCGTGCACGTGCTGGCCAACGGCCGCATCGTGAAGTCGGGCGGCAAGGAGCTGGCGTTGGAGCTCGAGGCCAGGGGCTACGACTGGATCACGGGCGGATCGCCCGCCGGAGTGGGCGCGTGACGCAGGCCGCCGAGTACGTGGAGCAGTTTCGTAAGTTCTCGGCCAACGGGGGGGGCGAGGCGCCGGAGTGGGTGCGCGCGCTGCGCAGCTCGGCGCTCGACCGGTTCACGCAGATGGGGTTCCCCACCACCAAGAACGAGGACTGGCACTTCACCAGCGTGGCGCCGATCGCGGAGCGGAGCTTCTCGCCGCTCACCACGCCCAGCGGCGATGTGCGGCGCACCGATCTCGAACCGTATCTGTTCGTGGCGCCCGACGCCTGGCACCTGGCGGTGTTCGTCAATGGGCGGTTCGCACCCGAGCTGTCGCATCTGGAGCATCTGCCGCAGGGCGTGCGGGTGATCCCGCTGGCCCGGGCCTGGACCGAGGCGCCCGAACTCACGCGGCGCATCGGCACCGTGGCCCGCGCCGACACGCAGACCTTCACGGCGCTCAACACCGCGTTCCTCCACGACGGCGTGGTGATCCACGTGGACCCGGACGTGGTGGTGGAGCAGCCAATCCATATGCTATTCGCCACCGACCGCCACGCGGCCAACGGGGTGTCGTATCCGCGCAATCTGATCGTGGCCGAACGGCATTCGCGGGCCACCGTGATCGAGAGCTACGTGGGGTTGGCCGACGTGCCGTATTTCACCGATGCCGTGACCGAGGTGGTGGTGGAGGACGGCGCCACGCTCAGCCATTACAAGCTGCAGCGCGAAGGGCCGCAGGCGTACCACGTGGGAGCGATCGAGACCGTGCAGGCGCGCGACAGCCACTATGTGTCGTTCTCGCTGGCCGTGGGCGCGGTGCTCTCGCGCACGAACATCGGCACCGTGCTGGGCGGCGCCGGCGGCGGCGTCACGCTCAACGGATTGTACATGCTGGACGGCGCGCAGCACGGCGACCATCAGACGCGCATCGAGCACGCGCAGCCCAACTGTTTCAGCCGCCAGCTGTACAAGGGCGTGCTGGACGGCGCGTCGCACGGGGTGTTCAACGGCAAGGTGTACGTGGATCCCATTGCCCAGAAGACCGACGGCAAGCAGACCAACAACACGCTACTGTTGTCGGAGAGGGCGCAGATCGACACCAAGCCGCAGCTGGAGATCTTCGCCGACGACGTGAAGTGCACCCACGGCGCTACCGTGGGGCGGCTGGACGAGGTGTCGCTCTTCTATATGAAGAGCCGCGGCATCGGCGCCGAGGAGTCGCGCAAGCTGCTCACGTACGCGTTCGCGGCCGACGTGCTGGAGACCATCGAGAACGACGCCGTGCGCGAAGGGTTGGAGGCGATGACGATGGCCAGGTTCACCGGGGTGGTGTAGGGCTCATGAGCCTCGATTCGCTGTATCAGGAGATCATCCTGGAGCACAACCGCAAGCCGCGGAACTTTCGCGTCATGGCGGATGCCAATCGCCGGATCGATGCCAACAATCCCCTGTGCGGCGACCAGCTCACGCTGTGGGTGAAGCTCGAGGGCGATCGCGTGGCCGACGTGAGTTTCCAGGGGTTGGGGTGCGCCATCTCCAAGGCGTCGGCGTCGCTGATGACCGCCGCCGTGAAGGGCAAGACCGCGGCCGAGGCGGTGGCCATCGCCCGGCACATGAACGATCTGCTCACCGGCAAGCTGGACGTGGATAAGGAGCGCGAGTCGCTGGGGTCGCTGGCCGCGCTCTCCGGTGTGTCGCGGTTTCCCATGCGGGTGAAGTGCGCGAGCATGGCCTGGCACGCGTTGGAGGCGGCGCTCGACGCGAACAACGCCGAGGCCGTGGTGGCCGGCTCGGCGTCGTGAGCGAGTTCCAGCCGCTGGCCGACCTGGCCGACCTGCCCGAGGGCTCGCTGCTGGCCGTGACCAACGCCGCCGGCGAAGCCATCTGCCTGGCGAATGTGAACGGTCGGGTGTCGGCGCTGGTGGATTGTTGCAGCCACGCCGAGTTTCCGCTGTCCGACGGAGTGATCCATAGGGATGGGACCGTGGAGTGCGTGTGGCACGGCGCGCGGTTCGATTGCCTGAGCGGCGCGGCGTGCAAGGGGCCCGCCGTGGACGCCGTGCAGACGTACGAGGTGCGCGTGGAGAACGGGAAGATTCTCGTGGGGCCCAAGCGGGGCGCGGAGGTGGCGCGGTGAGCATGGCGTCGCGTCGCGCGGACTTTCCGCTGCTCGCAAGGAACCCCGGGCTCCACTATCTGGACTCGGCGGCCACCGCGCAGAAGCCATCGGTGGTGCTCGATGCCATGCGCGAGTACTACGAGACCGATTATGCCAATCCGCACCGTGGGGCGTACGATCTGTCGGCGCGGAGCACCGAGCGGTACGACCGGGCGCGCCGGCGCGTGGCGGCCTTTGTCGGCGTCCGTGATACTGATACGCTAATATTCACCCGCGGCACCACCGAGTCGCTGAATCTCGTGGCCAGCGCGTGGGGGCGGGCGAATGTGACATCGGGTGATGAGATCGTGATCACCGGGATGGAGCATCACGCCAACTTCGTGCCCTGGCAGCAGCTGGCGCTGGAGAAGGGCGCGGCGTTGCGGATCTGCGAGCTCACCGACGACGGGCGCATCGACCTGGCGCAGTTGCGGGCGCTCGTGGGCTCGAAGACCCGTGTGGTGGCGTTCAGCCATGTGTCCAACGCGCTCGGGACCATCAATCCGGTTAAGGAGATCGCGGCCATCGCGCGCTCGGTGGGGGCGCTGGTGGTGTGCGACGGGGCGCAGGCGGCGCCGCATCTGGCGTTGAACGTGGATGCGCTCGACGTGGACTTCTATGCTTTCAGCGGGCACAAGATGTGCGGACCCATGGGCATCGGGTGCCTGGTGGGGCGCAGGGCGATTCTCGAGGCCATGCCGCCCTACCAGATGGGCGGCGACATGATCGAGTTCGTGTACGACGAGCGGAGCACGTGGAACGTGCTGCCCCACAAGTTCGAGGCCGGCACGCCCAACGTGGCCGGCGCCGTGGGGTTGGCGGCGGCGTGCGAGTATCTGGACGGGATCGGGATGCCGGCCGTTCGGGCGCACGAGGTTGAGCTGCTCGAATTGGCGCAGAAGCTGCTCGGGGAGATTCCCGGCGTGAAGATCTACGGGCCGGCGTCAGTGGCCGATCGCAGCGGCGTGGTGAGCTTCACGCTCGAGGGGGTGCATCCGCATGATCTGGCCACCATCCTGGATCAGGATGGGGTGTGTGTAAGGGCCGGGCATCATTGCGCGCAGCCGTTGATGAGGCGGTTGAAGGTGCCGGCGACGGCCAGGGCGAGCGTGTATGTGTATAACGAGGCGGGGGATGTGGAGGCGTTGGGGGCGGGGGTGGAAAAGGCCAGGACACTATTCGGGTGACGACCCGTCTCCTCGCGGCGCGTTGAGTTGCGCCAATGCGTGCATTCTGGCGTTGAGCGATTCGCTAGACTGACCTGGCCGCCGGCTGGTGCCGCTGCGAACTGGCTGTGGATCAAGAACGCAGCGCACCGCGTTACAACTTCCACGCGAGCAGTTCCGGTGTCGCGTCGCGGTCAACGTGCTGATTGTGGCACTTGCCCCTTCTGATTACGACTCGGTGCGGCACACACACACATCCCTCCAGAATGCCCTTCCGACACGACAGGCGTCATTCAGGGTGTGGTAGAGCGGCGGGATGGCACGCGTACATCAACGTGTGGGATACTGAGGCGCCGGGCGACGGCCTGAGGAAGGCGAAGATGCTGGTCGGCTGACCGCCCCGCGTAAATGCCGCGCCCGCCGTGACGCCACCACCGGCATTCGGGCGCGCACCGTGAGATCAGACTTCTTGACGTTGATGTGGGCAGCCCACCCCCTCCCCCCCGGCCGCGCTCGCGCGCCTTGCCGACCCGGCATCCACACACCACTATATAGTTGCGAACTGATACAGCGGGCCTGAACGTTCGGTGACCGGAGGGGCGGAGTCGTTATGTGAACGACAATCCACCATCCTCATGTCAGACCAACGTCAGATGACGGACTCAGACGAACGCCGGGACAATCAAGCCGACACCCACACGCTCGAAACGCTGGGGGCTGCCGCGCTCATGTCCGCCACGCCCGCCGGCCGGCGCGTGGTCGTGTTCGGCCCCAGCAAGCCGCTGGCGCTGATCGTGTACCTCGCATCCGTCGCCGGCGGATCGGCGACGCGCGACTTTCTCATCGATCTGCTCTGGGCAGACCTCGAGCCTGAGGCCGCGCGCCACGCCTTCCGCCAGACGCTCTGGTACGTGAAGCAGAAGACGGGCCGCGCGCTGATCAAGGCCGCCGGCGACACGGTCACCCTGGCGGATCCGATTCCCTCCGACCGATCCGACTTTCTGCGCGCGGTGGAACGGCACGAGTTCGACGTCGCGGTCTCGCTCTACCACGGCGACTTCCTCCCCGATTTCGCCGCGCCCGGGGGCCTCCAGTTCGAACACTGGGCGGATCTGGAGCGGCAGCGCCTGCGCGACACGTTCACGCGGTCCACCGAGCACGTGATCCGCCACTGCCTGTCCACGGCGCGCTACCGCGAGGCAGTGACGCTCGCCCGTCGGGCCAGGGACGTCAATCCGTTGAGTGAGAACGCATGGCGCCTTCTGATCGAGAGCCTGGTGTCCGCCAACGATGCGCTCGGCGCCTCGCTCGAAGCGGACGCTCTTCAGAAGATGCTCGCCGAGGAAGACCGACAGCCGGAGCCGGCCACGCGGTCCATGCTCCGCACGGCGCGCCAACTCTCCTCGGAACCAACAGCCGCCGGCACCACGCCGGCGGCGATCGTGGCCGAGCTCGTTGGACGCGAGGCGGAATTCTCCACGTTGCTCGCGGCCTGGGATGAGGCCAAGTCCGGCATCGCTCGCAAGGTCTCGATCGTCGGTGCGGCGGGCATCGGCAAGACCCGACTCGTCACGGACGTGGTGGCACGGTTGCGGGCCACCAGGGCCCGTGTGGTATGGGTGCGCGCGAACCCCGGTGAACGCGAGATCGCGTACGCGTTCCTGAGCAAACTGGCCGGCGCGCTCGCCACCCTGCCCGGCGCTGCGGCGGTGTCGCCTGCATCGGCCGCCGCCCTCGTGGCGCTCAACCCGACGCTCTCCGGATCGTTCAACGCCGAGCCCGATCGCTCGGCGGGGCCCGAAGCGCTGAGACACCGGACCATCGCGGTGCACGAACTTCTCGCCGCGGCGGCCGACGAGGCGCCGATAGCCCTGGTCGTGGACGACCTGCACTGGGCCGACCGCGAATCGGCTCGGGCATTCTCCGGCGTGACCGAACTGCTCGAACGGGAACGGGTGCTGCTCATCGCTGCGGCGCGTCCGTCCAACGGCGGAACGGGCCCCGCGCCACGCGATGCGACGGTCATCCGGCTCTCGCCGTTGACGGCCGCCGATACGGGTGCCCTCCTGGCGAGCGTCGGATCCCTTCCGGATTCCGACATCGCGCAGCGCATTCCACTGCTGCTTCGGGATGCGAGCAATGGCGTCCCCCTGCTGGTCATCGAGACGCTGCAGTTTCTCATGGACGAGAAGCTGCTCGCCCTCGATGCCGGTGCCTGGAAGATCGCCAATACACCCGCCCTCCTTCAGTCACTCAACGCCGGCGGCGCGCTGCGCCGTCGCATCGAGGCGCTCGACCCGGCCGAACGATCGGTGTTGAATGCGGTCGCCCTCGCCGGCGTTCCGGTTCCCGCCGGCTTCGTGGGCGACGTGGTGCAACGTCCACTGCCCGACGTCGCGGCCATTCTGTACAGCCTCGAGATGCACGGCATGGTGAACCACGTGGGCGATGGGTGGGAACCCGTCCACGATCAGATCGGCGAGCTCGCCCTGAGCGGACTCGACGCGCCGATGCGCCGCGCGGCGGAGTTGGCCGTGGGCCGAGCGTGGCTGCACGGCGACTCCGGCGACCATGCACTCCGGCGCGCCGGCATGCACTTTCTGCGGGCCGGCGACCGGACAGCCACGACGCACGCATTCGCGACGTGGGTACGCCGCCTGCGCCGGCTGGGCGACCATCGCGCCGCCCAGGCACTCGCCGCCGAGTTCATCGACAGCGAGGACGAGCAACAGGTTCGGGAGTTGGTGCGGCGGCTCCCATTCCAATTCCGCTATGCGCCCTCCCGCTGGCGCACCGCGGCGGTGATCGCCTTCGTGGCCATGGCGAGCGCCGCCGCCACGTGGCAGTGGGCGCGGCCGCCCGAGGCAGCGCCCGACGAGCAGTTCCTGGCCGTGTCCGTGGACTCGAACAGCGACACCACCGTCTATGGCGTCGGCATCCGGCGCGACCGCTGGACGGGGGGCGACCTCCTGAT encodes:
- a CDS encoding AAA family ATPase, with translation MSATPAGRRVVVFGPSKPLALIVYLASVAGGSATRDFLIDLLWADLEPEAARHAFRQTLWYVKQKTGRALIKAAGDTVTLADPIPSDRSDFLRAVERHEFDVAVSLYHGDFLPDFAAPGGLQFEHWADLERQRLRDTFTRSTEHVIRHCLSTARYREAVTLARRARDVNPLSENAWRLLIESLVSANDALGASLEADALQKMLAEEDRQPEPATRSMLRTARQLSSEPTAAGTTPAAIVAELVGREAEFSTLLAAWDEAKSGIARKVSIVGAAGIGKTRLVTDVVARLRATRARVVWVRANPGEREIAYAFLSKLAGALATLPGAAAVSPASAAALVALNPTLSGSFNAEPDRSAGPEALRHRTIAVHELLAAAADEAPIALVVDDLHWADRESARAFSGVTELLERERVLLIAAARPSNGGTGPAPRDATVIRLSPLTAADTGALLASVGSLPDSDIAQRIPLLLRDASNGVPLLVIETLQFLMDEKLLALDAGAWKIANTPALLQSLNAGGALRRRIEALDPAERSVLNAVALAGVPVPAGFVGDVVQRPLPDVAAILYSLEMHGMVNHVGDGWEPVHDQIGELALSGLDAPMRRAAELAVGRAWLHGDSGDHALRRAGMHFLRAGDRTATTHAFATWVRRLRRLGDHRAAQALAAEFIDSEDEQQVRELVRRLPFQFRYAPSRWRTAAVIAFVAMASAAATWQWARPPEAAPDEQFLAVSVDSNSDTTVYGVGIRRDRWTGGDLLIVPKEGRPVHLTLPSTLNEYTVTQDDKSWISYATFPDSGGNDLVLEGMTGKRQRLTWAPGDDQAADLAPDGSQIVFATGRFDTLSHAHLAIMDLATHGIRQLTVGNGSDGTPKWGPSGVRIAFVHLSYSEAPDSICTISPDGSGTRCFNVGGLPTPVGWIDDNRLLVSDRRDSLVTLDMLDVRDGSMRRVQQTGGANYSLSPDGRWMYCQCRDIGAARPQPTIFPVDHPELSRPLVMSALDTRPVWLVWQSARPARFVTGLVASVPPHGIPMGAAFQLTTLGKTADGRRIMIPNVRITSLNTAVVRSEAGGKLIPLTPGTANLVISAGGWRTDTLAVRVVPPHDSIVLHDDWSRGIEPDFVPYGDPPPMIVRDSSGRPAFWNHGDGNFTNGAYSGRTYSAIDGLGFEATLSLTITMLQWQTEGVNLVPLPDSAALARWNHRDGYPPFDTGTPAGRCSAAYPGAEGVRGMHALSIPGAAVDLATTPWNNVNDGRWFRVRVQIFPDGRCGVAIDGRPITITGVGVRSDARYLAVLDGNSYHTRVLTGPVDIWTGIRPGVDWLAFDTAQVKPRHRGR